A part of Elusimicrobiota bacterium genomic DNA contains:
- a CDS encoding alpha-galactosidase, whose protein sequence is MVTTNLSEQKDFELLTAWLSDYLGVIDCGTTGTKLPFSFVYNGKKSDSLLQNILVDVKVTDCENKKRITFSFPIPDSTILLTCVLVKYTDYPIVEWTLYFKNTGTTDSALISDIMPINAGFGVRETDPVPEFVLHHHTGSPCSQDDYRPHRTLLTNRQSKRITTCGGRSVNSDSPYFNIEYANRGVIFALGWAGQWATNFFATNPRNLNITGGQELTNFKLLPGEEVRTPMVVLQFWNDDRIRAHNVWRRWMLEHNMPKDHGNPLKSMTEGYSGRQFEEMDKADTASQIYFIDRYLEEGIDIDYWWMDAGWYPIKKDWHDTGTWEVDKTRFPNGLREITDYAHSKKLKSIVWFEPERVAPDTWLSNIHPEWLLSSTDGKWKLLNLGNTDAREWWINQADKVINEQGIDLYRTDFNMEPLKYWRENDAPDRQGITEIKYVEGLYSYLDELQHRHPGMLIDICASGGRRNDVETLRRGVPLWRTDYITKPQAHQQCTYSISFWIPYHGTGGFAKDSDYLMRSIISCPSMNYIYDMRDKTLNYNDIRKWHALHKRIAKYYLGDYYPLTQYTNDNDSWLAWQFDRPDLGEGVVQSFIRENTPVNAMKFSLRGLTPNLKYEIVNIDTNETLNMTGEELTHYGITLAPTVKPSAMIFIYKIVKS, encoded by the coding sequence ATGGTTACCACAAATTTGTCTGAACAAAAAGATTTTGAGTTACTCACTGCTTGGCTCTCCGACTATCTGGGAGTTATTGATTGCGGCACTACCGGCACGAAACTGCCGTTTTCGTTTGTTTACAACGGTAAAAAGTCTGACTCGTTACTCCAAAACATTCTGGTTGATGTAAAAGTTACGGACTGTGAGAATAAGAAACGTATAACCTTTTCATTCCCCATCCCGGATTCTACGATATTACTCACTTGCGTATTAGTGAAATATACAGATTATCCCATAGTTGAATGGACGTTGTATTTCAAGAATACCGGCACTACTGATTCTGCACTAATTTCCGATATTATGCCGATAAATGCCGGGTTTGGCGTAAGGGAGACAGACCCCGTACCGGAGTTTGTTTTGCACCACCATACTGGTAGTCCGTGCTCTCAAGACGATTACCGCCCGCACCGTACACTTTTGACGAACCGCCAATCCAAACGTATCACTACCTGTGGTGGCCGGTCGGTAAACAGCGACTCGCCTTATTTCAACATCGAATACGCGAACCGCGGTGTAATATTCGCACTAGGGTGGGCAGGACAATGGGCAACAAATTTCTTCGCTACTAATCCAAGAAATCTTAATATCACCGGTGGCCAGGAACTTACGAACTTTAAACTCCTTCCCGGGGAAGAAGTGCGGACGCCAATGGTTGTACTCCAGTTCTGGAATGATGACAGAATCCGTGCGCATAACGTCTGGCGCAGATGGATGCTCGAACACAACATGCCAAAAGATCACGGAAACCCGTTGAAATCAATGACAGAAGGATACAGTGGCCGGCAGTTTGAAGAAATGGACAAAGCTGATACTGCAAGCCAGATATATTTTATCGATCGTTACCTCGAAGAAGGGATTGACATAGATTATTGGTGGATGGACGCAGGCTGGTATCCTATTAAGAAAGATTGGCATGACACCGGAACATGGGAAGTTGACAAAACTCGGTTCCCTAACGGGTTACGCGAAATTACTGATTATGCACATTCAAAAAAACTTAAATCCATAGTTTGGTTTGAACCCGAACGTGTTGCACCGGATACGTGGTTATCTAACATTCATCCTGAATGGTTACTCAGTAGTACCGATGGGAAATGGAAACTGTTGAACCTGGGTAACACAGACGCGCGTGAATGGTGGATAAATCAGGCAGATAAAGTTATTAATGAACAGGGAATAGATTTGTACCGTACCGATTTTAATATGGAACCTCTAAAATATTGGCGTGAAAATGACGCGCCTGACCGCCAGGGAATTACAGAAATTAAATATGTTGAAGGCTTATATTCATATCTTGACGAGCTACAACACCGTCATCCCGGGATGTTGATCGACATCTGTGCGTCGGGCGGTAGGCGTAATGATGTGGAAACACTGCGCCGCGGGGTACCGCTTTGGCGGACGGATTATATCACCAAGCCCCAAGCTCATCAGCAATGCACGTATAGCATATCGTTTTGGATACCGTATCATGGTACCGGCGGATTTGCTAAAGATAGTGATTACCTTATGCGCAGCATTATCTCCTGTCCAAGTATGAATTATATTTACGATATGCGTGACAAAACATTGAATTACAACGATATCCGTAAATGGCACGCTTTGCATAAACGTATTGCAAAATACTATCTTGGGGATTACTATCCGTTGACACAATATACAAATGATAACGATTCATGGCTCGCGTGGCAGTTTGACCGTCCTGACCTGGGTGAAGGAGTTGTTCAATCATTTATTCGGGAAAATACGCCGGTAAATGCTATGAAGTTCAGCCTACGCGGACTCACGCCGAACTTAAAATATGAGATTGTAAATATCGACACTAACGAAACTCTTAACATGACCGGCGAAGAATTGACTCACTACGGTATCACTCTCGCACCTACGGTCAAACCTTCAGCAATGATATTTATTTATAAAATAGTAAAATCATAG
- a CDS encoding FGGY-family carbohydrate kinase, with translation MSKQFVIGVDVGTLSARAGIFDITGKMYANEKKNIQLWYPATDYVEQSSENIWSAVCYCVKQCIKTSGVNPENVTGISFDATCSLVALDNANRPVTVSPSGKAEQNIIVWMDHRAMGQTAKINAKHHRVLRYVGGKLSPEQQPPKLMWIKDNLPKSWNRTAKFLDLPDFLTYRATGKDVRSLCTTVCKWTYLGHEGRWDSSFFKQVGLYDLLKHNKIGMDIRPMGEFIGNLTLMSAKELGLMTTTKVAVGIIDAHAGGVGTIWLNGGTKVPSPQKLSSILALIGGTSSCHMAVSQKPYFIPGIWGPYYSAMIPGMWLTEGGQSATGSLLDHIIRDNYRYPELANLAKNHGVTVYQYLNSVITKLVKNAGSTAEITKDYHILPYFHGNRSPRADATLRGMVSGFSLDDTIESIAKKYYATIQSIAYGTKHIIDEMNSRGFNIRTINACGGGTKNPVWLQEHADITGCEIVLTKEPEAVLLGTAILAAVGAGKYRSILSAATKMCKPGKKYLPNVKTRKFHANKYEVFQKMYIDFIGSRRIMNPEK, from the coding sequence ATGTCAAAACAATTTGTTATCGGTGTGGATGTTGGAACATTAAGTGCGCGGGCAGGGATTTTTGACATTACCGGCAAAATGTATGCTAATGAGAAGAAGAATATACAGTTGTGGTATCCTGCAACGGATTATGTAGAACAATCTTCAGAGAATATTTGGAGCGCTGTATGTTACTGCGTAAAACAATGCATTAAAACCTCAGGGGTTAACCCCGAGAACGTAACAGGTATATCCTTCGATGCAACCTGCTCGCTTGTCGCACTGGATAACGCTAACCGCCCGGTGACCGTTTCACCCAGTGGTAAGGCGGAACAAAACATTATTGTTTGGATGGACCACCGTGCAATGGGACAAACTGCAAAGATTAATGCGAAACATCACCGCGTACTGCGGTATGTCGGAGGTAAATTATCGCCGGAACAACAACCTCCTAAACTTATGTGGATAAAAGACAACCTTCCTAAGTCCTGGAATAGAACCGCGAAATTTCTTGACCTCCCCGACTTTTTAACTTACCGCGCTACGGGTAAAGATGTGCGTAGTTTATGTACAACAGTTTGTAAATGGACATACCTTGGGCATGAAGGACGCTGGGATTCTTCATTCTTCAAGCAAGTAGGGTTATATGATTTATTGAAACATAACAAAATCGGTATGGATATCCGCCCGATGGGTGAGTTTATCGGTAACCTCACCCTGATGTCCGCCAAAGAGCTCGGGTTGATGACAACAACAAAAGTTGCGGTAGGTATTATCGACGCGCATGCCGGTGGAGTAGGAACGATCTGGCTTAATGGCGGTACAAAAGTGCCATCACCGCAGAAGTTGAGTTCTATCCTCGCGCTTATCGGCGGGACATCGTCATGCCATATGGCAGTCTCACAAAAACCGTATTTTATCCCAGGTATCTGGGGTCCGTACTACAGCGCAATGATCCCCGGTATGTGGCTGACTGAAGGAGGCCAAAGCGCAACAGGTTCGTTACTCGACCATATTATCCGTGATAATTACCGTTACCCTGAACTTGCGAACCTTGCGAAAAACCACGGGGTTACTGTATACCAGTATCTTAACAGCGTAATCACAAAGTTAGTTAAAAATGCTGGTTCTACGGCTGAGATCACTAAAGATTATCATATACTCCCATATTTCCACGGTAACCGTTCCCCCCGCGCGGACGCTACATTACGCGGGATGGTCAGTGGGTTTTCCCTTGACGATACCATTGAGTCAATAGCAAAAAAGTATTATGCAACGATACAATCAATTGCGTATGGTACAAAACATATAATTGACGAGATGAACTCGCGCGGGTTCAATATAAGAACTATCAACGCCTGTGGCGGCGGGACAAAAAACCCTGTGTGGTTACAGGAACACGCGGATATCACAGGATGCGAGATTGTGTTAACCAAAGAACCGGAAGCTGTCCTTCTTGGTACGGCAATCCTTGCAGCTGTAGGCGCCGGGAAGTACCGGTCTATACTTTCCGCAGCTACTAAAATGTGTAAACCCGGCAAAAAGTATTTACCGAACGTGAAAACACGGAAGTTTCATGCGAATAAGTATGAAGTATTTCAAAAGATGTATATAGATTTTATCGGTTCCCGCAGAATAATGAATCCCGAAAAGTAG